The proteins below come from a single Acuticoccus sediminis genomic window:
- a CDS encoding LysR substrate-binding domain-containing protein: protein MIDIRQLRYFVALAETLHFGRAAERLNVTQPPLSRQLAALEAELGVKLIERHSRRASLTPAGERFLEDSRAVLVAFEQACRNARRASAGELGDLTIGFMMHAAHASVPVLTRRFLAARPDVRLQLLEAVPSGLIEGLREGRFDAVVTFRPEPVPGVETMAVHREPLCLAVPAGHELAAEGDVSAAMLAGAPLVASPPHVTPTLRKAIVEYFAVAGLEPHIRLETQLQQTIVSLVAEGIGVALVPRSVERLGVAGVTFRVLTDAPVVEQVLAWRTSNLNPALPRFLEVAATLKPD, encoded by the coding sequence ATGATCGACATCCGCCAGCTCCGCTACTTCGTCGCGCTCGCCGAGACGCTGCATTTCGGGCGGGCGGCCGAACGGCTGAACGTCACCCAGCCTCCGCTCAGCCGGCAGCTCGCCGCACTCGAGGCGGAGCTCGGCGTCAAGCTGATCGAGCGCCATTCGCGCCGGGCCAGTCTCACGCCGGCCGGGGAGCGGTTCCTCGAGGACAGCAGGGCCGTGCTGGTCGCGTTCGAACAGGCATGCCGCAACGCGCGCAGGGCGAGCGCGGGCGAGCTCGGCGACCTCACCATCGGCTTCATGATGCATGCGGCCCATGCCAGCGTCCCGGTGCTCACGCGCCGCTTTCTGGCAGCCCGGCCGGACGTGCGGCTGCAGCTTCTGGAAGCCGTACCCTCCGGCCTGATCGAGGGACTGCGGGAGGGGCGCTTCGACGCGGTCGTCACATTCCGCCCGGAGCCGGTCCCGGGCGTCGAGACGATGGCGGTGCACCGCGAGCCGCTCTGTCTGGCGGTTCCGGCGGGTCATGAGCTCGCGGCGGAGGGCGACGTCTCCGCCGCGATGCTGGCCGGCGCGCCGCTCGTGGCGTCGCCGCCCCACGTCACGCCCACCCTTCGGAAGGCGATCGTCGAATATTTCGCGGTGGCGGGCCTCGAGCCCCACATCCGGCTGGAGACCCAGCTGCAGCAGACGATCGTCAGCCTGGTCGCCGAGGGCATCGGCGTCGCGCTGGTCCCCCGGTCGGTGGAGCGACTCGGCGTCGCCGGCGTCACCTTCCGCGTCCTGACGGACGCCCCGGTCGTGGAGCAGGTGCTGGCCTGGCGGACGAGCAACCTCAACCCGGCCCTTCCCCGCTTCCTCGAGGTCGCGGCCACGCTGAAGCCCGACTGA
- a CDS encoding AEC family transporter, whose translation MQTLVVVLPIFALIFAGWIARRSGALGPHATEELNRFVVYLALPALLFDIVAGADWAEIWQPGFVAAFATGSAVVFAATVALRLSGRRHLVDATIDALNAAYANTGFIGFPLAVAVLGPAALAPTLIATILTVCVLFAVALIMVEVGLQGERPSGRMVGKVLSRLARNPLLVAPVLGAVVMASGVDLPGPVESFVDLLGKAASPCALVALGLFLAQKRPTAEPVLRATLLLGGLKLVGQPAITWLAAVQVFNLTPALAGTATLLAALPTGTGPFMVAELYNRESGVTSRVILASTVASLATLTVLLALVG comes from the coding sequence ATGCAAACGCTCGTCGTGGTCCTGCCGATCTTCGCGCTGATCTTTGCCGGTTGGATCGCCCGGCGTTCGGGTGCGCTCGGCCCGCACGCGACCGAGGAGCTGAACCGGTTCGTCGTCTATCTCGCGCTTCCGGCCCTCCTGTTCGACATCGTCGCCGGCGCCGACTGGGCCGAGATCTGGCAGCCCGGCTTCGTCGCCGCCTTCGCGACGGGATCGGCGGTGGTGTTCGCCGCGACGGTGGCGCTGCGGCTCAGCGGCCGGCGCCATCTCGTCGACGCCACCATCGACGCCCTCAACGCCGCCTACGCCAACACGGGCTTCATCGGTTTCCCGCTGGCGGTGGCGGTACTGGGCCCCGCGGCGCTCGCGCCGACCTTGATCGCGACGATCCTCACGGTCTGCGTCCTGTTCGCGGTGGCGCTGATCATGGTCGAGGTCGGGCTGCAGGGCGAACGGCCGTCCGGGCGGATGGTCGGCAAGGTCCTCTCCCGGCTCGCGCGCAACCCGCTTCTCGTCGCGCCGGTCCTCGGCGCCGTCGTCATGGCGAGCGGGGTCGATCTGCCGGGGCCGGTGGAGAGCTTCGTCGATCTACTCGGCAAGGCGGCCTCGCCCTGCGCGCTGGTGGCGCTCGGCCTCTTCCTGGCGCAGAAGCGGCCCACGGCGGAGCCGGTGCTGCGCGCGACGCTGCTGCTCGGCGGCCTGAAGCTCGTCGGTCAGCCGGCCATCACCTGGCTGGCCGCCGTCCAGGTGTTCAACCTGACGCCGGCGCTGGCCGGCACGGCGACGCTGCTCGCCGCGTTGCCCACCGGCACGGGACCCTTCATGGTGGCCGAACTCTACAATCGCGAGTCGGGCGTGACTTCTCGCGTCATCCTCGCCTCCACCGTCGCCTCCCTCGCCACCCTGACCGTCCTCCTCGCGCTGGTCGGGTAG
- a CDS encoding cold-shock protein, which yields MANGTVKWFNSQKGFGFIQPETGSRDVFLHISAVERAGLSNLADGQKVTFDIQSGRDGRESAENLQLVD from the coding sequence ATGGCCAATGGCACCGTGAAATGGTTCAATTCCCAGAAGGGCTTCGGGTTCATTCAGCCGGAGACCGGTTCCCGGGACGTCTTCCTTCACATTTCCGCAGTCGAGCGCGCGGGGCTCAGCAACCTCGCAGACGGCCAGAAGGTCACGTTCGATATCCAGAGCGGCCGTGACGGTCGTGAGTCGGCCGAGAACCTGCAGCTCGTCGATTAA
- a CDS encoding Na/Pi cotransporter family protein translates to METFAHLAGAVALLLWGIRTVRTGVERLLGPRIEAHVAMLTGRRTGAFGVGAAVAFALQSSTAVRLMAASFYAGGVLALPAGLAAALGAEVGSSLAAAVLNVDVALLAPVLLVAGYITFSVARERRGKHVGRIILGLAFILTSLSLMSTATAILGANEDAADIIRIASTYPAALVLVAALATWLMHSSIAAILMIAHLAGGGGLPPEAALWMVVGVNAGSALPALVSGWTLAGPARELLVAAFAMRIAAVAVGALVLAAPGIGDLAAVRFAAGHVILAHLALNVAMAVALLPFVGIIAALVRRAAPKRVAEGGRAASHIFLAPEDVRHPGTALINIANEAARVAHIVYDMVGGISELFWHGDADARIKSLEDDVDRLYREVTLYMASIRLDELDDDERRQWFELFEFVTHLEHVGDIITRNIIDLAKRKRKAGLDFSPAGAREIEGLTAELSDIFRYAQAVFLSRDPHRAEELVAAKRRFRSHTLDSQRRHALRLSSGVTSSIASSRIHLDLLRELQRINSHLTAVAYPLLPEAS, encoded by the coding sequence TTGGAGACGTTCGCTCATCTCGCTGGCGCGGTGGCCCTGCTTCTCTGGGGCATCCGCACCGTCCGGACAGGTGTCGAGCGGCTCCTCGGACCACGGATCGAAGCTCACGTCGCGATGCTCACCGGGCGGCGGACCGGCGCGTTCGGTGTCGGCGCCGCCGTCGCCTTCGCGCTGCAGTCCTCGACCGCCGTGCGCCTGATGGCGGCGAGCTTCTACGCCGGCGGGGTGCTCGCTCTGCCGGCGGGGCTCGCGGCGGCGCTCGGCGCGGAGGTGGGCTCGAGCCTCGCCGCGGCGGTCCTGAACGTCGACGTCGCCCTGCTGGCGCCGGTCCTCCTCGTGGCCGGCTACATCACGTTCAGCGTGGCGCGGGAGCGGCGCGGCAAGCACGTCGGGCGCATCATACTGGGCCTCGCCTTCATCCTGACGTCCCTGTCGCTGATGTCGACGGCGACGGCGATCCTGGGAGCGAACGAGGACGCAGCGGACATCATCCGCATCGCCAGCACCTATCCGGCGGCACTCGTCCTCGTCGCCGCGCTCGCGACCTGGCTGATGCACTCGTCCATCGCCGCGATCCTGATGATCGCGCATCTCGCCGGTGGCGGGGGCCTTCCGCCCGAGGCGGCGTTGTGGATGGTGGTCGGCGTCAACGCGGGGTCGGCACTGCCGGCGCTGGTATCCGGCTGGACGCTCGCCGGGCCGGCGCGGGAACTGCTCGTCGCCGCCTTCGCGATGCGGATCGCCGCGGTGGCGGTCGGCGCCCTGGTCCTCGCCGCGCCCGGCATCGGCGATCTCGCGGCGGTACGGTTCGCCGCGGGTCACGTCATCCTCGCGCACCTCGCCCTGAACGTCGCGATGGCCGTCGCCCTGCTGCCGTTCGTCGGCATCATCGCGGCGCTGGTCCGGCGGGCGGCCCCGAAGCGTGTCGCGGAGGGGGGCCGGGCGGCGAGCCACATCTTCCTCGCGCCGGAGGACGTCCGCCACCCGGGCACGGCGCTCATCAACATCGCCAACGAGGCGGCGCGCGTCGCCCACATCGTCTACGACATGGTGGGCGGCATCTCGGAGCTGTTCTGGCACGGCGACGCCGACGCGCGGATCAAGTCGCTGGAGGACGACGTCGACCGGCTCTACCGCGAAGTGACGCTCTACATGGCCTCGATCCGGCTCGACGAGCTGGACGACGACGAGCGGCGGCAGTGGTTCGAGCTGTTCGAGTTCGTCACCCACCTCGAGCATGTCGGCGACATCATCACGCGCAACATCATCGACCTCGCGAAGCGCAAGCGGAAGGCGGGGCTCGACTTCTCGCCGGCCGGGGCGCGGGAGATCGAGGGGCTCACGGCCGAGCTGAGCGACATCTTCCGTTATGCGCAGGCCGTCTTCCTGTCGCGCGATCCCCACCGCGCCGAGGAGCTGGTCGCGGCCAAGCGCCGCTTTCGCAGCCACACGCTGGATTCGCAGCGCCGGCACGCACTGCGCCTGTCGAGCGGCGTGACGAGCAGCATCGCGTCCTCGCGCATCCACCTCGACCTTCTGCGCGAGCTGCAGCGGATCAACTCGCACCTGACGGCGGTGGCCTATCCGCTGCTGCCTGAGGCATCGTAG
- a CDS encoding PepSY domain-containing protein, translated as MALIRTTIFAASFLALPSLVVAQTAAPAPATTPAATADATATTDGRIGIAAAIEAAKASVDGGILEAELENEGGEEIWEIDIATGETVQEVKVNAMTGAVISTDKKVIEGTWRSWFDKDSLTDSQRISGTLIEAVAKAETEAGGKITSLELDEEDGKLVYELEVDTADGEKDMTLDPATGMVTADD; from the coding sequence ATGGCTCTGATCCGGACCACCATCTTCGCCGCCTCGTTCCTGGCGCTGCCGTCCCTCGTCGTCGCGCAGACCGCGGCTCCCGCCCCCGCGACGACGCCTGCTGCCACCGCCGATGCCACCGCCACGACCGACGGGCGGATCGGGATCGCCGCGGCGATCGAAGCGGCGAAGGCCAGCGTCGATGGCGGCATCCTCGAGGCCGAGCTGGAAAACGAGGGTGGCGAGGAGATCTGGGAGATCGACATCGCGACCGGCGAAACCGTCCAGGAAGTGAAGGTGAACGCCATGACCGGCGCGGTGATCTCCACCGACAAGAAGGTCATCGAAGGGACCTGGCGGAGCTGGTTCGACAAGGACAGCCTGACCGACAGCCAGCGCATCAGCGGGACCCTGATCGAGGCGGTCGCGAAGGCGGAGACCGAGGCCGGCGGCAAGATCACCAGCCTCGAGCTAGACGAGGAGGACGGCAAGCTCGTCTACGAGCTGGAGGTCGACACCGCGGACGGCGAGAAGGACATGACGCTGGACCCGGCGACCGGCATGGTCACCGCCGACGACTGA
- a CDS encoding TRAP transporter substrate-binding protein, with the protein MKRVIAAIALAAAALPFGAAQAQDAIELHGASQFGDEHAFTKALVKFEELVGDCYDGDVTFVLHKNSELGLEKDYFNFMSQGVSVDYAIVSPSHMSTYSKMAPLMDMPFLFRDIDHWNKVLEQDGLAPIAEDVSKRADVELIGYAGGGTRNLIVNRPVRTMEDLKGLPMRVMGAPIQTRIFDAVNAAPSVIAYDEVYNAIQTGVIDAAENEAAGIEQMKFYEVGPHISKTQHAITVRPIGFSGKTMRRLPEALQACVREAGAEAGKYGREIESTQDSEKLKAMEEKGLLTTYDFEEREKLLELAEPVKRAYAEELGATETLERINAIQ; encoded by the coding sequence ATGAAACGTGTCATCGCAGCTATTGCGCTCGCGGCCGCCGCTCTGCCCTTTGGGGCGGCGCAGGCACAGGACGCGATCGAACTGCACGGCGCCTCGCAGTTCGGTGACGAGCACGCCTTCACCAAGGCACTCGTGAAGTTCGAAGAGCTGGTCGGCGACTGCTACGACGGCGACGTCACCTTCGTGCTGCACAAAAATTCCGAACTCGGCCTGGAGAAGGACTACTTCAACTTCATGTCCCAGGGCGTCTCGGTGGACTACGCGATCGTCTCGCCGAGCCACATGTCCACCTACTCCAAGATGGCGCCGCTGATGGACATGCCCTTCCTGTTCCGTGACATCGACCACTGGAACAAGGTGCTCGAGCAGGACGGCCTGGCGCCGATCGCCGAGGACGTGTCGAAGCGCGCGGACGTGGAGCTGATCGGCTATGCCGGCGGCGGCACGCGCAACCTCATCGTCAACCGCCCCGTGCGCACCATGGAGGACCTCAAGGGCCTGCCGATGCGCGTCATGGGCGCCCCGATCCAGACGCGGATTTTCGACGCGGTAAACGCCGCCCCGTCCGTCATCGCCTACGACGAGGTCTACAACGCCATCCAGACCGGGGTCATCGACGCGGCGGAGAACGAGGCCGCCGGCATCGAGCAGATGAAGTTCTACGAGGTCGGGCCGCACATCTCCAAGACGCAGCACGCCATCACCGTTCGGCCCATCGGGTTCTCCGGCAAGACCATGCGTCGCCTGCCCGAGGCGCTGCAGGCCTGCGTCCGCGAGGCGGGGGCCGAGGCCGGCAAGTACGGCCGCGAAATCGAGTCGACGCAGGATTCAGAGAAGCTCAAGGCGATGGAGGAGAAGGGCCTCCTCACGACCTACGATTTCGAGGAGCGCGAGAAGCTGCTCGAGCTCGCAGAGCCTGTGAAGCGCGCCTACGCCGAGGAACTCGGCGCGACGGAGACCCTCGAACGGATCAACGCGATCCAGTAA
- a CDS encoding TRAP transporter small permease codes for MIRFLDFLYVALKVAITLLIAALIVPVTMQVLSRYTGLVPRFIWTEELARFCFVWMIMVGSMIAVRDDTHFDVDLLPVPETARALGLSKLVRHLAMAGLAVAFLWYGRPFVNQGLMQTSEIAELPMVTIYIAWPLVGAVWLVFLIEKIVRDVRYVRMGPVALPPYDPIRRSGDLEAVEHVDVPR; via the coding sequence ATGATCCGGTTCCTCGACTTTCTCTACGTGGCGCTCAAGGTCGCGATCACGCTGCTGATCGCGGCCCTCATCGTGCCGGTCACGATGCAGGTCCTGTCGCGCTACACGGGCCTCGTCCCGCGCTTCATCTGGACCGAGGAGCTCGCTCGGTTCTGCTTCGTCTGGATGATCATGGTCGGCTCCATGATCGCCGTCCGCGACGACACCCACTTCGACGTCGACCTGCTGCCGGTCCCGGAAACCGCGCGGGCACTCGGACTCTCCAAGCTCGTCCGGCACCTCGCGATGGCGGGGCTGGCGGTCGCGTTCCTCTGGTACGGCCGGCCGTTCGTCAATCAGGGGCTGATGCAGACGTCCGAGATCGCCGAGCTGCCGATGGTGACGATCTACATCGCCTGGCCACTCGTGGGCGCCGTATGGCTGGTGTTTCTGATCGAGAAGATCGTCCGCGACGTCCGGTACGTGCGGATGGGGCCGGTGGCCCTGCCTCCCTATGATCCGATCCGGCGCTCGGGCGATCTCGAGGCCGTGGAGCATGTCGATGTCCCCCGCTGA
- a CDS encoding TRAP transporter large permease, protein MSPAEVAAILFGTFVVLVILRVPVAFSLGLACVPVFFISDRLTPSLLFDQMFRSYNSFVLLAVPFFLLAANLMNSAGITQRLVDLSRVTVGHLPGGLGHINVLVSMLFAGISGSSTADAAGIGSLLIPQMKKEGYDSSFAVAVTACSSVMGVVIPPSILMVVWGGLMSVSIGGLFLAGILPGLLIAASMMGIVYIYAIRRGYPVYQRATAREFLRALLAALLPLATPAIIIGGIVGGFFTPTEASVIAVIYSLILGMLVYRTITLRRLPVVLYDSARFAAISLFCIGTASAFGWILAYFKIPQALVNEMATWGAGLTETGILIALAFLIVGMFIDAIPAIIILGTVLYPVAQDVGMHPIHFAIIGVVSLAFGLVTPPYGLCLLIASAIGEIRMVQALRDVAIILSAMIAVLLFIVLFPDVILALPRWLMPRFVG, encoded by the coding sequence ATGTCCCCCGCTGAGGTTGCCGCCATCCTGTTCGGCACGTTCGTCGTGCTCGTGATCCTGCGCGTTCCCGTCGCCTTCTCGCTGGGGCTGGCGTGCGTGCCCGTCTTCTTCATCTCCGACCGGCTGACGCCGAGCCTGCTGTTCGACCAGATGTTCCGGTCCTACAACTCGTTCGTGCTCCTGGCCGTGCCGTTCTTCCTGCTGGCGGCGAACCTGATGAACTCGGCCGGCATCACGCAGCGCCTCGTCGACCTGTCGCGGGTGACGGTCGGGCACCTGCCGGGCGGGCTCGGGCACATCAACGTCCTCGTCTCGATGCTGTTCGCGGGCATCTCCGGCTCGTCCACGGCGGACGCGGCCGGGATCGGCTCGCTCCTCATCCCGCAGATGAAGAAGGAGGGGTACGACTCCAGCTTCGCCGTCGCCGTCACCGCGTGCTCGTCGGTGATGGGGGTGGTCATCCCGCCGTCGATCCTCATGGTCGTCTGGGGCGGGCTGATGTCGGTCTCGATCGGCGGGCTCTTCCTCGCCGGCATCCTCCCCGGCCTGCTGATCGCGGCGTCGATGATGGGGATCGTCTACATCTACGCGATCCGGCGCGGCTATCCGGTGTACCAGCGGGCGACGGCGCGCGAGTTCCTGCGGGCGCTCCTCGCCGCGCTGCTGCCGCTGGCGACACCGGCGATCATCATCGGCGGCATCGTCGGCGGCTTCTTCACGCCGACCGAGGCGTCGGTGATCGCGGTGATCTACTCGCTGATCCTCGGGATGCTCGTCTACCGCACGATCACGCTGCGCCGGCTGCCGGTAGTGCTTTACGACTCGGCGCGCTTCGCGGCGATCTCGCTGTTCTGCATCGGCACAGCGTCGGCCTTCGGCTGGATCCTGGCGTACTTCAAGATCCCCCAGGCGCTGGTCAACGAGATGGCGACGTGGGGCGCGGGGCTGACCGAGACCGGCATCCTGATCGCGCTGGCGTTCCTGATCGTGGGCATGTTCATCGACGCCATTCCCGCGATCATCATCCTCGGCACCGTGCTCTATCCGGTGGCGCAGGACGTCGGCATGCATCCGATCCACTTCGCGATCATCGGCGTCGTCTCGCTGGCGTTCGGTCTGGTCACGCCGCCCTACGGCCTGTGCCTCCTGATCGCGAGCGCCATCGGCGAGATCCGGATGGTGCAGGCGCTGAGGGATGTGGCGATCATCCTGTCCGCGATGATCGCGGTCCTGCTGTTCATCGTCCTGTTCCCCGACGTGATCCTCGCGCTGCCCCGCTGGCTCATGCCGCGCTTCGTCGGCTAG
- a CDS encoding LysR family transcriptional regulator yields MANINLKLLQTFVLAVEHGSFRKAADASNRSPSAVSMQIRDLEAQIGIALFNRSAHTISLTPDGQILYDQVAQAIEHVEASLDQIKDVAARRRTKVRIACVPSLAASRLGRILATFKLRYPRSIVEVVEASTATALGLIRDQQVELFIGPEAAGANDVSFEPVIADKIVACVPKALHSGETTFRFGDLESFPHIALNHKSSLRGLIDQLAAEADVRLDLRYEVESAHSALSFVSAGLGICLLSRMSVWGHPAPDTVIVPLDHPMAYRMVGIVTARGHVHHNFSGQLIDLIRSDLQALDRSWS; encoded by the coding sequence ATGGCGAACATCAACCTCAAACTCCTGCAGACCTTCGTCCTTGCCGTCGAGCACGGGAGCTTCCGCAAGGCCGCCGACGCCTCGAACCGCTCGCCATCCGCCGTCAGCATGCAGATCCGCGACCTGGAGGCGCAGATCGGCATCGCGCTGTTCAACCGGTCGGCGCACACGATCAGCCTGACGCCCGACGGGCAGATCCTCTACGACCAGGTGGCCCAGGCGATCGAGCACGTCGAGGCGAGCCTCGACCAGATCAAGGACGTGGCGGCCCGCCGGCGCACGAAGGTGCGGATCGCGTGCGTCCCCTCGCTGGCGGCGAGCCGGCTCGGTCGGATCCTCGCGACCTTCAAGCTGCGCTACCCGCGCAGCATCGTCGAAGTCGTCGAGGCGTCCACCGCGACCGCGCTCGGCCTCATCCGCGACCAGCAGGTGGAACTCTTCATCGGGCCGGAGGCGGCGGGCGCGAACGACGTCAGCTTCGAGCCGGTGATCGCCGACAAGATCGTCGCTTGCGTCCCCAAGGCGCTGCACAGCGGGGAAACCACGTTCCGCTTCGGCGATCTGGAGAGCTTTCCGCACATCGCGCTCAACCACAAGAGCTCGCTGCGGGGGCTGATCGACCAACTCGCGGCCGAGGCGGATGTCAGGCTCGACCTGCGCTACGAGGTCGAAAGCGCGCACTCGGCGCTCTCGTTCGTCTCCGCGGGGCTGGGGATCTGCCTGCTGTCGCGGATGTCGGTGTGGGGGCACCCCGCACCGGACACCGTCATCGTTCCGCTCGACCACCCGATGGCCTACCGCATGGTGGGGATCGTGACGGCGCGCGGCCACGTCCACCACAACTTCTCCGGCCAGCTTATCGACCTGATCCGCTCCGACCTCCAGGCGCTCGACCGGAGCTGGAGCTAG
- a CDS encoding aldehyde dehydrogenase family protein — MTFNFDPRAIARSLYAGEFRPMFIGGRWIGARSDEVLAVTDPASGQPLASVPRGGAADIDDAVKAARAAFEGEWSTFTPYDRQCLLLRIADMFEERWNELCVSDTLDMGLPLARTLGNRRRVIGMLRFYAGQATALHGDTISNSVSNDIVTFTRREPVGVVGAIIPWNAPTAASIWKIAPALATGCTVVLKPSEEAPLTPLLIAKIMQEAGTPDGVVNVVTGTGAEAGAALASHPDVNKIVFTGSTATGQTIARAGVDNLKHVSLELGGKSPMIICRDADLEKAVPTAAMAVYAHSGQICIAGSRLFVDRAIHGEFLERLAAYAEGLRLGHGLDSDTDLGPLINAPQAAKVETYIASARSEGAELVTGGARLAGAAYDGGNFIAPTVFGGVRDEMTIAREEIFGPVISAMPFDTLDEAVTRANATPYGLAAGVFTRDLGTAHKMVKRLKAGSVWVNMYHAIDPAVPFGGVKMSGYGREGGTEHVGEYLETKAVWIQTA, encoded by the coding sequence ATGACGTTCAACTTCGATCCGCGCGCGATCGCCCGCTCCCTCTATGCCGGCGAGTTCCGTCCCATGTTCATCGGTGGCCGATGGATCGGCGCACGGTCGGACGAGGTCCTCGCGGTAACCGATCCGGCCTCGGGCCAGCCCCTCGCGAGCGTGCCCCGCGGCGGCGCGGCGGACATCGACGACGCCGTGAAGGCCGCGCGCGCGGCGTTCGAGGGCGAGTGGTCGACCTTCACACCGTACGACCGGCAGTGCCTGCTGCTGCGCATCGCCGACATGTTCGAGGAACGCTGGAACGAGCTCTGCGTCTCCGACACGCTGGACATGGGCCTGCCGCTCGCGCGCACGCTCGGCAACCGCCGCCGCGTCATCGGCATGCTGCGCTTCTACGCCGGACAGGCGACCGCGCTGCACGGCGACACCATCAGCAACTCCGTCTCCAACGATATCGTCACCTTCACCCGGCGCGAGCCGGTCGGCGTGGTCGGGGCGATCATTCCGTGGAACGCGCCCACGGCCGCGTCGATCTGGAAGATCGCGCCGGCCCTCGCGACGGGCTGCACCGTGGTCCTGAAGCCGTCCGAGGAAGCGCCGCTGACGCCGCTGCTGATCGCGAAGATCATGCAGGAGGCCGGCACCCCGGACGGCGTGGTGAACGTCGTGACCGGCACCGGCGCCGAGGCCGGCGCCGCCCTCGCCTCCCATCCCGACGTCAACAAGATCGTCTTCACCGGCTCGACCGCGACCGGGCAGACGATCGCCCGCGCCGGCGTCGACAACCTGAAGCACGTGTCGCTGGAGCTCGGCGGCAAGTCGCCGATGATCATCTGCCGCGACGCCGACCTCGAGAAGGCGGTCCCGACCGCCGCGATGGCCGTGTACGCGCACTCCGGCCAGATCTGCATCGCCGGCTCCCGCCTCTTCGTCGACCGGGCGATCCACGGCGAGTTCCTCGAGCGGCTGGCGGCTTACGCTGAGGGCCTGCGCCTCGGCCACGGGCTCGACTCGGACACCGACCTCGGCCCGCTCATCAACGCCCCGCAGGCGGCGAAGGTCGAGACCTACATCGCCTCGGCCCGGAGCGAGGGCGCCGAGCTCGTCACCGGTGGGGCCCGTCTCGCCGGCGCCGCCTACGACGGCGGCAACTTCATCGCCCCGACCGTCTTCGGCGGCGTGCGGGACGAGATGACCATCGCGCGCGAGGAGATCTTCGGGCCGGTGATCTCGGCGATGCCGTTCGATACGCTGGACGAGGCCGTCACGCGCGCCAATGCCACGCCGTACGGCCTCGCCGCCGGCGTCTTCACCAGGGACCTCGGCACCGCGCACAAGATGGTGAAGCGGCTCAAGGCGGGCTCCGTCTGGGTGAACATGTACCACGCGATCGACCCGGCGGTGCCGTTCGGCGGCGTGAAGATGTCCGGCTACGGCCGCGAGGGCGGCACCGAGCACGTCGGCGAATACCTGGAGACCAAGGCGGTCTGGATCCAGACCGCCTGA
- a CDS encoding isocitrate/isopropylmalate dehydrogenase family protein, whose amino-acid sequence MKDRYEIAVVHGDGIGPEICRPALGLVDAALRQDGLMHWSEYPAGAEHFQATGDGFPEATRKACAAADAILHGAAGIPGVVHPDGTEVGLDFTLVNRFTLDLYANIRPIRLYEGVACPLAGVKAGEIDYIVVRENSEGLYAARGAGSLLRGEMAVDPLVQTRKGIERIVRKAFELAQQSKGAPSDGVRRVTCCDKANVLRSYAFFRQVFDEVALDYPDIETEYAIIDAMTMHLVLRPSHYNVIVTENMFGDIISDLAAATIGGLGLAPSAEVGVSNGLFQPSHGSAPDIAGKGVANPYGMVLSAAEMLDWLGHGNGDDRLLAAAGRIRTAAAEGLAEGHMTPDLKGKLSTGEVMDILVGKVAGMA is encoded by the coding sequence TTGAAGGATCGTTACGAGATCGCCGTCGTTCATGGAGATGGGATCGGGCCGGAGATCTGCCGCCCGGCCCTCGGCCTCGTCGACGCGGCGCTGCGCCAGGACGGCCTCATGCACTGGAGCGAGTATCCCGCCGGTGCCGAGCACTTCCAGGCGACGGGCGACGGCTTCCCCGAGGCCACCCGAAAGGCCTGCGCGGCGGCCGACGCGATCCTTCACGGCGCGGCCGGCATCCCCGGCGTGGTGCATCCCGACGGCACCGAGGTCGGCCTCGACTTCACGCTGGTCAACCGCTTCACGCTGGATCTTTACGCCAACATCCGGCCGATCCGCCTTTACGAGGGCGTCGCCTGTCCGCTCGCCGGGGTGAAGGCGGGCGAGATCGACTACATCGTCGTGCGCGAGAACAGCGAGGGGCTCTACGCCGCGCGCGGCGCAGGGTCGTTGCTGCGGGGCGAGATGGCCGTCGATCCGCTGGTCCAGACGCGCAAGGGCATCGAGCGGATCGTGCGCAAGGCGTTCGAGCTTGCGCAGCAGTCGAAGGGGGCGCCGTCGGACGGCGTGCGCCGCGTCACCTGCTGCGACAAGGCGAACGTCCTGCGGTCCTACGCCTTCTTCCGCCAGGTGTTCGACGAGGTGGCCCTCGACTATCCCGACATCGAGACCGAGTATGCCATCATCGACGCGATGACGATGCATCTCGTCCTGCGCCCGAGCCACTACAACGTGATCGTGACGGAGAACATGTTCGGCGACATCATCTCGGACCTCGCGGCCGCGACCATCGGCGGCCTCGGCCTCGCGCCGTCGGCGGAGGTGGGAGTCAGCAATGGGCTGTTCCAGCCCTCGCACGGGTCGGCGCCGGACATCGCCGGGAAGGGCGTCGCCAACCCCTACGGCATGGTCCTGTCCGCCGCCGAGATGCTCGACTGGCTCGGCCACGGCAACGGTGACGACCGCCTTCTCGCCGCCGCCGGCCGCATCAGGACCGCCGCGGCGGAAGGTCTGGCCGAGGGGCACATGACACCCGACCTCAAGGGCAAGCTGTCGACCGGCGAGGTAATGGACATCCTGGTCGGCAAAGTGGCGGGCATGGCCTGA